From Pseudomonas sp. FP2335, the proteins below share one genomic window:
- a CDS encoding DNA cytosine methyltransferase, with protein sequence MPSKHSATQFIHGQASMGLPFQKELVVDLFAGGGGASTGIARAYREPDVAVNHNPIALAVHRANHPKTAHYVADVFEVDPVLATGGQPVGILWASPDCRHHSKAKGGAPRDRGVRGLAWVVVRWAHATRPRLMFLENVEEFCDWGPIDEDGQPIKAERGRTFKSFIAALSTGLPADHPDMPEVLESIGEFVPLEALVRGLGYNVEWRERIAANAGAPTIRKRLYLAARSDGLPIVWPEPTHRKKPSAKQKPWRTAAECIDWSNLGKTIFRAKDMALNTRRRVAKGMWRHVITNDKPFIVPMRGTSSAHTSTHSVDEAVSTISSGGTHHALVQPVAAPFLTECANGSSQRNFDAQEPLRTQVAQVKGGHFAMAACHLTHPGVVAAFFEQANGGFYKGDGRPADSPISTICQSGSNQRLVNAYLVKYYGCDKGGVSLTEPMHTLPTKDRVALVEVVQVPDTLTPEQMEGARRCAAFMHEHLPEHFKDPADMVMINGYVLVDITLRMLQPPELKAAQGFDKGYIIDRGLFVDPVTGAEQWLPINKTNQVRLIGNSVCPDEAEALVRANAADIIKLYQRLAA encoded by the coding sequence ATGCCCTCAAAACATAGCGCCACTCAATTCATCCACGGCCAGGCAAGCATGGGTCTGCCGTTTCAGAAAGAGCTGGTGGTGGACCTGTTCGCCGGCGGCGGTGGTGCAAGCACTGGCATTGCCCGCGCGTATCGAGAGCCTGATGTGGCGGTGAACCACAACCCCATCGCCCTGGCCGTACATCGCGCCAATCACCCCAAGACCGCGCACTATGTCGCGGACGTGTTCGAGGTCGACCCGGTGCTGGCCACTGGCGGGCAGCCCGTTGGCATCCTCTGGGCATCGCCCGACTGCCGCCATCACAGCAAGGCCAAGGGAGGCGCACCGCGTGACCGTGGCGTACGCGGCCTGGCGTGGGTTGTCGTTCGCTGGGCACACGCCACACGCCCCCGCCTGATGTTCCTGGAGAACGTTGAAGAGTTCTGCGACTGGGGGCCAATCGACGAGGATGGCCAGCCAATCAAGGCGGAGCGCGGGCGCACCTTCAAGTCGTTCATCGCGGCGCTCAGTACCGGCCTACCGGCGGATCACCCGGACATGCCGGAGGTTCTGGAATCCATCGGTGAGTTCGTGCCGCTGGAAGCGCTGGTGCGCGGCCTGGGCTACAACGTCGAGTGGCGGGAGCGAATCGCGGCGAACGCCGGCGCGCCGACCATCCGCAAGCGCCTGTACCTGGCGGCTCGCAGCGATGGCCTTCCGATTGTTTGGCCGGAGCCAACCCACCGCAAAAAGCCGTCGGCAAAACAGAAGCCTTGGCGCACCGCCGCCGAGTGCATCGACTGGAGCAACTTGGGCAAAACCATCTTTCGCGCAAAGGACATGGCACTGAACACCCGCCGCCGGGTGGCCAAGGGCATGTGGCGGCACGTCATCACCAACGACAAGCCTTTCATTGTTCCAATGCGGGGCACCTCCTCAGCCCACACCAGCACCCACAGCGTCGATGAGGCGGTATCGACCATCAGCTCCGGCGGCACCCACCACGCGCTGGTGCAGCCTGTAGCGGCACCATTCCTCACCGAGTGCGCCAATGGATCGTCACAGCGCAACTTCGATGCACAGGAGCCGCTGCGCACCCAGGTCGCCCAGGTCAAGGGCGGGCACTTCGCGATGGCGGCCTGCCACCTGACCCACCCCGGAGTAGTCGCGGCGTTCTTCGAGCAAGCCAACGGCGGATTCTACAAGGGTGATGGGCGCCCGGCTGACTCACCGATTTCCACCATCTGCCAGTCCGGCTCTAACCAGCGGCTGGTGAACGCTTACCTGGTGAAGTACTACGGGTGCGACAAGGGTGGCGTTTCGCTCACCGAGCCAATGCACACCCTGCCGACAAAAGACCGCGTAGCTCTGGTGGAAGTGGTCCAGGTGCCGGACACGCTCACCCCCGAACAAATGGAAGGCGCCCGGCGCTGCGCTGCGTTCATGCACGAGCATTTGCCTGAGCACTTCAAAGACCCTGCCGACATGGTAATGATCAATGGCTACGTGCTGGTGGATATCACTTTGCGCATGCTGCAACCCCCGGAGCTGAAGGCCGCTCAGGGCTTCGATAAGGGCTACATCATTGACCGTGGGCTGTTTGTTGACCCAGTAACCGGTGCCGAGCAGTGGCTACCGATCAACAAGACGAATCAGGTCAGGCTCATCGGCAACAGCGTCTGTCCCGACGAAGCAGAGGCGTTGGTACGAGCCAACGCCGCCGACATCATTAAGCTTTACCAGCGGCTAGCAGCTTGA
- the yejK gene encoding nucleoid-associated protein YejK, which translates to MPVRHSVIHKIDKKPDGSPAVLFLGASEQVDSPARDDLMSQLNESYNATAGKGWGFFHSESGAHPFSGWLGKYLAGVTDFLAFSTIAVEHLTKLMEESNLTTGGHALFCHYQQGLTDYLVIALVQETEAVTMTEELALLTVKRLDLDHVRLAARINISEWQTDRQSKQYISYLKGKQGRKLNDYFRDFIGCQEGIDAPSETRSLLKAFSDFVESEDMVEDAAREKTHTLVSYSMAQAKLGEPITLNELSSLIDEDRPTSFYDFIKAKDYGISESLPPDKKTLNKFRRFTGRAEGMSISFEAHLLGDKIKFDEGDGTLTLRGLPTQLTEQLKRATA; encoded by the coding sequence ATGCCTGTACGCCATAGCGTCATCCACAAGATCGACAAGAAGCCCGACGGCAGCCCGGCTGTTCTGTTCCTTGGCGCATCCGAGCAAGTCGACAGTCCGGCCCGCGACGACCTGATGAGCCAGCTGAACGAAAGCTACAACGCCACCGCCGGCAAGGGCTGGGGGTTCTTTCATAGCGAGTCAGGCGCCCATCCATTCAGTGGCTGGCTCGGCAAATACCTGGCTGGCGTCACCGACTTCCTGGCGTTCAGCACCATCGCCGTCGAACACCTGACCAAGCTGATGGAAGAATCGAACCTCACCACCGGTGGGCACGCCCTCTTCTGCCACTACCAGCAAGGCCTGACCGATTATCTGGTGATCGCGTTGGTGCAGGAAACCGAAGCGGTGACCATGACCGAAGAACTGGCCCTGCTGACGGTGAAACGCCTGGACCTGGACCATGTCCGCCTGGCCGCGCGCATCAACATCAGCGAATGGCAGACCGACCGCCAGTCGAAACAGTACATCTCGTACCTGAAGGGCAAGCAGGGCCGGAAGCTCAACGACTACTTCCGCGACTTCATCGGCTGCCAGGAAGGGATCGACGCGCCGAGCGAAACGCGCTCGCTGCTGAAGGCGTTCAGCGACTTCGTTGAAAGCGAGGACATGGTCGAAGATGCCGCCCGCGAAAAGACTCACACGCTGGTCAGCTACTCCATGGCACAGGCAAAGCTGGGCGAGCCGATCACCCTCAACGAACTGTCGAGCCTGATCGATGAAGACCGGCCGACGAGCTTCTACGACTTCATCAAGGCGAAGGACTACGGGATTTCCGAAAGCCTGCCGCCGGACAAAAAGACCCTCAACAAATTCCGACGCTTCACCGGGCGAGCCGAAGGGATGTCGATCAGCTTCGAGGCTCACCTGCTGGGCGACAAGATCAAGTTTGACGAGGGGGACGGCACTCTGACGCTTCGCGGCCTGCCCACGCAACTGACCGAACAGCTCAAGCGCGCTACCGCCTGA
- the xerC gene encoding tyrosine recombinase XerC, with product MARRPTNPGSIPRLRKRLRSGGRVYYYYDAGDKPRKEIALGSDYGAAIVEYARLEKSRAANALVAAALTFEYVANKYVEEVVPTKSPATQKDNARELKQLLIFFNDPPGPLEAIEPKHVVQYLRYRSKTAKVRANREKALLSAIWNFARQSGYTSLANPCAGIKGNKETGRDTYVEDEMLAAVYLHADQPLKDALDLFYLTAQRIGDTLKMDERHLLDDQLLITQGKTSMKRRIEVVGELKVVIDRILERKKGHKIRSTRLVVMDNGQPMTASMLRGRFDAARMKAGIEKSAFQMRDLRAKAATDKEESTGSIRDARDQLGHTTVGMTEQYIRRRKGLKVLPTK from the coding sequence ATGGCGCGACGGCCCACCAACCCCGGCAGCATCCCCCGGCTGCGCAAGCGCCTGCGATCCGGGGGAAGGGTTTATTACTACTACGATGCAGGCGATAAGCCCAGGAAGGAAATCGCCCTTGGCTCCGACTATGGTGCCGCGATAGTTGAGTATGCGCGCCTCGAAAAGAGCCGGGCAGCGAATGCGCTGGTCGCCGCGGCGCTGACCTTCGAGTACGTCGCAAACAAGTACGTGGAAGAGGTGGTGCCTACGAAGTCGCCGGCCACACAGAAGGACAACGCGCGAGAGTTGAAGCAGCTCCTGATCTTTTTCAACGACCCGCCAGGTCCATTGGAGGCAATCGAACCAAAGCACGTGGTTCAGTACCTGCGCTATCGCTCAAAAACCGCGAAGGTACGCGCCAATCGGGAAAAGGCTCTGCTCAGTGCGATCTGGAACTTCGCCCGCCAGAGCGGCTACACGTCGCTCGCCAACCCATGCGCGGGCATCAAGGGGAACAAGGAGACCGGCCGGGACACCTACGTCGAGGACGAAATGCTAGCGGCTGTATACCTGCACGCCGATCAACCGCTCAAAGACGCATTGGATCTGTTCTACCTCACCGCCCAACGCATTGGCGACACCCTGAAGATGGATGAGCGCCACTTGCTGGATGATCAACTGCTGATCACGCAGGGGAAGACCAGCATGAAACGACGAATCGAGGTTGTTGGGGAGCTGAAGGTCGTGATCGACCGCATACTGGAAAGGAAGAAGGGGCACAAGATTCGATCAACCAGGCTCGTTGTAATGGACAACGGCCAGCCGATGACAGCAAGCATGCTGAGGGGGAGATTTGACGCGGCCAGGATGAAGGCCGGGATTGAAAAGTCTGCGTTTCAGATGCGCGACCTTCGCGCTAAAGCTGCCACGGACAAAGAGGAATCGACAGGTAGCATTCGTGACGCTCGGGACCAATTGGGCCACACGACCGTCGGGATGACAGAGCAGTACATTCGGCGTCGCAAGGGCCTGAAAGTGCTCCCAACCAAGTGA
- a CDS encoding DUF4224 domain-containing protein, with the protein MDGIHFLSHEDVCELTGAKTKAGQILVLSRNGIRHTIKRNGWPCVISASLLAGKKDRQPEKTEWQPRMGIQ; encoded by the coding sequence ATGGACGGAATTCACTTCCTGTCGCACGAAGACGTTTGCGAACTCACAGGTGCCAAGACAAAGGCAGGACAGATTCTGGTCCTGTCCCGCAATGGCATCCGCCACACTATCAAGCGAAATGGCTGGCCCTGCGTTATCTCGGCATCGTTGCTGGCCGGAAAGAAAGATCGGCAACCCGAAAAGACCGAATGGCAACCACGGATGGGAATTCAGTAA
- a CDS encoding MFS transporter — protein MNNTTSHQGRLKSLRAASIGNALEWFDWTLYATFSVYLASNLFDKTDARSAMLATLAVFAVGFVARPVGGWLFGRLSDRLGRRTIMVITMLLLAISSLGIALIPSYQSIGLYASVALLFFRLMQGLAHGGETGVSYTYVAEIAPSKHRGLWSSSVYVGVTLGVMAATAVAAALTWLLGAQAMGEYGWRIGFAMGGVLGFYALFLRRGAQESHVFVAQQGQARPPRKLSTAEMLRVARNIVMLAAAANVTYYAWVTFGASTAIAQGMDATGAYMASLLAQVLCVCWLPVCGMLSDRVGRRPMVIAWGLGVILLTYPISIMVTTEPYTLFLAQVLGLGAWSLIAAIFPAVLSEQVPTQARAQGVGLVSSISVAIFGGTAPYLHNYLSGADLGYLYVSYVIGLGVVTVMAGFLIEETAGIDLAHIGAPGARVRVNALAARSAESAEPRSMTQ, from the coding sequence ATGAACAATACGACGTCTCACCAAGGACGCCTCAAATCGTTGCGCGCGGCAAGTATCGGCAATGCGCTGGAATGGTTTGACTGGACCCTGTACGCAACCTTTTCGGTGTACCTGGCAAGCAATCTGTTCGACAAGACCGATGCGCGCTCGGCGATGCTCGCGACCCTTGCTGTGTTTGCGGTTGGCTTTGTTGCCCGCCCGGTCGGCGGCTGGTTGTTTGGCCGGCTGAGCGACCGACTGGGGCGTCGGACTATCATGGTGATCACCATGCTGCTGCTTGCGATCAGCAGTCTGGGCATCGCGCTGATTCCCAGCTACCAGAGCATTGGCCTGTACGCCTCGGTCGCGCTGCTGTTTTTCCGCCTGATGCAGGGGCTCGCCCATGGTGGCGAGACCGGGGTGTCCTACACCTATGTCGCCGAAATCGCCCCGAGCAAGCACCGTGGCTTGTGGTCGAGTTCCGTCTATGTGGGCGTGACGCTAGGGGTCATGGCAGCGACGGCGGTGGCGGCGGCGCTGACCTGGCTGCTGGGCGCGCAGGCCATGGGTGAGTATGGCTGGCGGATCGGTTTTGCCATGGGGGGAGTGCTTGGTTTTTACGCACTGTTCTTGCGCCGCGGTGCGCAGGAATCTCATGTATTTGTAGCGCAGCAGGGGCAGGCGCGGCCGCCGCGCAAGCTGTCCACGGCGGAGATGCTGCGCGTTGCGCGTAACATCGTCATGCTGGCCGCGGCCGCCAATGTCACTTACTACGCCTGGGTCACGTTCGGCGCTTCGACCGCGATCGCCCAGGGTATGGACGCCACGGGTGCCTACATGGCCAGTCTTCTCGCGCAGGTCCTCTGTGTGTGCTGGTTGCCGGTCTGCGGAATGTTGTCTGATCGGGTAGGGCGCCGGCCTATGGTCATTGCCTGGGGCCTGGGCGTGATCCTGCTGACCTATCCCATCTCGATAATGGTGACCACTGAGCCCTACACGCTGTTTTTGGCCCAGGTTCTGGGGCTTGGCGCCTGGTCGCTGATCGCGGCGATTTTCCCTGCGGTGCTGTCCGAACAAGTGCCGACCCAGGCACGGGCGCAGGGCGTCGGCCTGGTGTCTTCGATCTCGGTGGCGATCTTTGGCGGCACTGCCCCCTATCTACATAACTATCTCAGCGGCGCCGACCTTGGCTACCTGTATGTCAGCTATGTCATTGGCTTGGGCGTTGTCACCGTAATGGCTGGGTTTCTTATCGAAGAAACGGCGGGCATTGACCTTGCGCATATCGGGGCGCCTGGCGCGCGAGTCCGCGTAAATGCATTGGCTGCTCGATCCGCAGAATCCGCCGAACCAAGGAGTATGACTCAATGA
- a CDS encoding N,N-dimethylformamidase beta subunit family domain-containing protein gives MNSAAPQNAAARGERPGANVTVSQASGPRQAARETWVEVPCESGPAAAWCYSDRRAYSPGDTVCLYLSSNCAQVRLRIYRDGADTCTVHTTDSLDACFHPIPERAYEHGCQWPVFMRWTIPVEAEPGGYMVEVRDGADSVLGHHLFIVKAVLKRADALVLVAATSTWAAYNDWGGANHYFGLHPGTPRGRSPLLSAQRPWARGQVWLPEGAPRCINTTRPRKPGPARYEFIEWAALNGYAKYYALAGWASFERPFVVWAEQQGYRVHILTQDDLHHDPHALEGYACAVFAGHDEYWTREMRDHVDAFVEEGGKVARFAGNFMWQIRLEEEGRRQVAYKYDAGALDPVAATEPHRLTGAWEDPRVNHPGASTFGVNALRGIYASFGAMAPRNPRGYTVFRPQHWAFMGTGLGYADMFGDEANIFGYEVDGLEYTFVDGLPEPLGTDGAPCRLQILAMGWATNAEHGRSEDAYSFMLGDGDARFRASILAPDLSDASIALHSRGAGMVVHFHKGRGEVFTAATCEWVHGLIQADTYTVMITKNVLDRFLLTHQEVR, from the coding sequence ATGAATTCAGCCGCCCCGCAAAACGCCGCTGCACGAGGTGAACGCCCGGGCGCCAACGTGACCGTCAGCCAGGCTTCGGGCCCACGTCAGGCCGCACGCGAGACCTGGGTGGAAGTGCCTTGCGAGTCGGGCCCGGCTGCCGCTTGGTGCTACTCGGACCGCCGTGCCTACAGCCCGGGTGATACGGTTTGCCTGTATCTGTCGTCGAACTGCGCGCAAGTGAGACTGCGGATTTATCGTGATGGAGCCGACACCTGTACGGTGCATACCACCGACAGCCTGGATGCTTGCTTCCACCCCATACCCGAACGTGCCTATGAGCATGGCTGCCAGTGGCCAGTCTTCATGCGATGGACAATCCCGGTGGAGGCCGAGCCGGGTGGCTATATGGTCGAAGTACGGGATGGCGCTGACAGCGTGCTGGGGCATCATCTGTTTATCGTCAAGGCGGTGCTCAAGCGCGCCGATGCCTTGGTGCTCGTTGCAGCCACATCGACCTGGGCCGCTTATAACGACTGGGGCGGTGCCAATCATTACTTTGGCCTCCACCCCGGCACGCCGCGTGGCCGCTCACCGTTACTCTCGGCACAACGGCCCTGGGCGCGCGGGCAGGTCTGGCTGCCGGAGGGTGCGCCCCGTTGCATCAACACGACCCGGCCCCGCAAGCCAGGCCCGGCGCGTTATGAGTTCATCGAATGGGCCGCTCTTAACGGCTATGCCAAGTACTACGCCTTGGCGGGTTGGGCTTCGTTCGAGAGGCCTTTTGTGGTCTGGGCCGAACAGCAGGGGTATAGGGTCCATATCCTGACCCAGGACGATTTGCATCACGACCCGCACGCGCTGGAGGGCTACGCCTGCGCCGTCTTTGCCGGGCACGACGAGTACTGGACGCGAGAAATGCGCGACCACGTCGACGCCTTTGTCGAGGAGGGCGGCAAGGTCGCGCGCTTCGCCGGCAATTTCATGTGGCAGATTCGCCTGGAGGAGGAGGGCCGGCGGCAGGTGGCCTACAAGTACGATGCCGGTGCACTCGATCCTGTGGCGGCTACCGAGCCTCATCGGCTAACGGGGGCCTGGGAAGATCCGAGGGTCAATCACCCCGGAGCATCGACGTTCGGGGTGAATGCTCTGCGTGGGATATACGCTAGCTTTGGCGCAATGGCACCGCGCAACCCGCGCGGATACACGGTCTTCAGGCCTCAGCACTGGGCGTTTATGGGAACAGGCCTCGGCTACGCGGACATGTTCGGAGACGAAGCCAACATCTTTGGCTATGAAGTCGATGGCCTCGAGTACACGTTCGTCGATGGCCTCCCAGAACCGCTCGGCACAGACGGTGCGCCTTGCCGATTGCAAATCCTCGCAATGGGCTGGGCGACCAATGCCGAGCATGGCCGCAGCGAAGATGCCTATTCATTCATGCTCGGCGATGGCGATGCCCGGTTTCGGGCTTCCATCCTGGCGCCTGACCTTAGTGACGCCAGCATCGCTTTACACAGCCGTGGGGCCGGTATGGTGGTGCACTTCCACAAAGGCCGAGGTGAGGTCTTTACCGCCGCCACGTGCGAATGGGTACATGGGCTCATACAAGCTGACACTTACACCGTGATGATCACTAAAAATGTGCTCGATCGTTTCTTGCTCACTCACCAGGAGGTGCGCTGA
- a CDS encoding AraC family transcriptional regulator has protein sequence MPTDQFALSSDLITELLRGMRLRGVEYRRIQAGPTFGLGFAEKPGHAWFHFMAVGNAVLRMEDGTTYALGAGNAVFISHGAAHQLFSDPHVPVQDIDLLDGAPLGEAVSAVDTGTGGSPTPSTIVFSGCMEFELGSLHGLGRLMPGLMLIDAGGQRYPGLVPILATMEREVSAARIGFAGILARLADVVAAMVVRGWVECACGNASGLVAALRDPRLAGALLALHQQPGRDWTVAQLAEQCNTSRSVFADRFQVTIGMSPLRYVTELRMRLASQWLTLERLPIEEVAQRLGYTSQAAFSRAFKRITGNTPGLSRKVR, from the coding sequence ATGCCTACAGATCAGTTTGCGCTCTCCTCGGACCTCATCACCGAACTGTTACGCGGCATGCGCCTGCGCGGCGTCGAATACCGGCGTATTCAAGCGGGACCCACCTTCGGTTTGGGCTTTGCTGAAAAACCTGGGCATGCCTGGTTCCACTTCATGGCCGTCGGCAATGCGGTGCTGCGGATGGAGGACGGAACCACCTACGCGCTGGGTGCGGGCAACGCCGTGTTCATTTCCCATGGCGCGGCCCATCAACTGTTTTCCGATCCTCACGTGCCTGTTCAAGACATCGACCTTCTAGACGGCGCCCCCCTCGGCGAAGCCGTCAGCGCGGTGGATACCGGAACCGGTGGCAGCCCCACGCCGAGCACTATTGTGTTCAGTGGCTGCATGGAGTTTGAACTGGGCAGTCTCCACGGCCTTGGCCGGCTGATGCCGGGCCTGATGTTGATCGATGCCGGCGGCCAGCGTTACCCCGGACTGGTGCCTATCCTGGCCACCATGGAACGCGAGGTCAGCGCTGCACGTATCGGCTTCGCCGGTATCCTCGCGCGCTTGGCCGACGTGGTGGCGGCCATGGTCGTGCGCGGCTGGGTGGAGTGCGCCTGCGGGAATGCCTCTGGCTTGGTCGCCGCCTTGCGCGATCCACGCTTGGCCGGCGCCCTGCTTGCACTGCACCAGCAACCGGGCCGTGACTGGACCGTTGCGCAGTTGGCAGAGCAATGCAATACCTCACGCTCGGTCTTCGCGGACCGCTTCCAGGTAACGATCGGCATGAGCCCGCTGCGCTATGTCACCGAACTGCGAATGCGCCTTGCAAGCCAGTGGCTGACCCTCGAACGGCTGCCGATTGAAGAGGTAGCGCAGCGTTTGGGCTACACCTCCCAGGCCGCGTTCAGTCGCGCCTTCAAACGCATTACGGGCAACACACCTGGCTTGAGTCGCAAGGTCAGGTAG
- a CDS encoding MFS transporter has translation MTDCVCNSVSDRHPGVVPDVEPATPAWMAVFSLAMGVFGLLTAEYLPASLLTLMANDLGVSEALAGQAVTVTAVVALFAGLLVPGLTRGIDRRWVLLGFSTLMVASNLLVAVSSSFAVLLLMRILLGIALGGFWSMAAAVAMRLVPSALLPRALSIIFSGIAIGTVVAVPLGSYLGGLYGWRSAFFAAAAVGMATLAFQSFTLPRLAPRRPARLRTILDVLQRPGIAMGMFGCVLVHSGHFAMFTYVRPFLEGTTGIGTQGLSLMLLGFGVANFVGTLLAGKLLERYPLATLVLMPALVGVAALALVLLPASIAGQAVLLSIWGLAFGGVPVAWSNWVASAVPDQAESAGGMVVASVQSAIATGAAAGGAVFNLGGSAGVFIAAAVLMLLAALLIALRVRVPVAQGLGQPKPALHL, from the coding sequence ATGACTGACTGTGTGTGTAATTCCGTATCCGACCGCCATCCCGGCGTCGTCCCGGACGTGGAGCCTGCCACCCCCGCGTGGATGGCCGTGTTTTCGCTGGCAATGGGCGTGTTCGGATTACTGACCGCCGAGTACCTTCCGGCCAGCTTGTTGACGCTGATGGCGAACGACCTGGGAGTGTCCGAAGCGCTGGCGGGCCAAGCGGTCACAGTGACTGCGGTAGTGGCGCTGTTCGCGGGCTTATTGGTCCCGGGCCTGACCCGCGGCATCGACCGCCGTTGGGTGTTGCTGGGGTTTTCCACCTTGATGGTCGCCTCCAATCTGTTGGTCGCCGTTTCCTCCAGCTTCGCGGTGCTGTTGTTGATGCGTATCTTGCTGGGCATTGCCCTTGGCGGGTTCTGGAGCATGGCGGCGGCGGTCGCGATGCGCTTGGTACCGAGTGCGTTGTTGCCACGGGCGCTTTCGATCATTTTCAGCGGCATTGCCATCGGCACCGTCGTAGCAGTGCCGCTGGGCAGCTACCTGGGCGGGCTGTATGGCTGGCGCAGTGCATTCTTTGCGGCGGCAGCGGTCGGCATGGCCACTCTGGCGTTCCAGTCGTTCACTCTGCCGCGCCTGGCGCCGCGCCGGCCGGCACGTCTGCGCACCATCCTCGACGTGCTGCAGCGCCCGGGCATCGCCATGGGGATGTTCGGGTGTGTGCTGGTGCACAGCGGGCACTTCGCGATGTTCACCTATGTTCGGCCATTTCTTGAGGGGACGACCGGCATCGGTACGCAGGGGCTGTCGCTGATGCTGTTGGGGTTCGGTGTGGCGAATTTCGTTGGCACGCTGTTGGCCGGAAAGCTGCTGGAGCGCTACCCGCTGGCCACTCTGGTGTTGATGCCCGCGCTGGTCGGCGTTGCAGCACTGGCGTTGGTGCTGTTGCCGGCCTCGATTGCGGGGCAGGCAGTACTGCTGAGCATCTGGGGCTTGGCCTTTGGTGGTGTGCCGGTGGCGTGGTCGAACTGGGTTGCCAGTGCAGTCCCTGATCAGGCCGAAAGCGCCGGGGGCATGGTGGTGGCATCTGTGCAGTCGGCTATCGCAACCGGCGCCGCCGCTGGCGGTGCCGTGTTCAACCTCGGTGGCAGCGCAGGCGTATTCATCGCGGCGGCCGTGCTCATGCTGCTGGCCGCATTGCTGATTGCGCTGCGTGTCCGCGTCCCGGTTGCCCAGGGTTTAGGCCAGCCCAAGCCCGCGTTGCACCTTTGA
- a CDS encoding helix-hairpin-helix domain-containing protein encodes MPFSSDERTALLALKGVGPTVITRLEQMGIESLAELRKSDVGDILAQASAALGSTCWKNSPQARAAITAAVALARRSAEQIPAR; translated from the coding sequence ATGCCGTTTTCATCAGATGAAAGGACCGCTTTGCTCGCGCTCAAAGGCGTAGGACCAACCGTCATTACACGGCTTGAGCAAATGGGTATCGAATCGCTCGCAGAACTCCGAAAATCAGATGTTGGTGACATCCTGGCTCAAGCATCAGCGGCATTAGGCTCGACCTGCTGGAAGAACAGCCCTCAAGCCAGAGCGGCCATCACCGCTGCAGTGGCGCTCGCGAGGCGCTCTGCAGAGCAAATCCCGGCCAGGTAG
- a CDS encoding SDR family oxidoreductase, with protein sequence MINVSKAPLILITGGSRGVGAATARLAAARGYDVAISYVAHEAAALAVVADVEALGRRALAVRADSADPQQVADLFAAIDRSFGRIDVLVNNAGMLAPQSRLEGLGFERMQRIFAVNSIGPILCAQQAVKRMSYRHNGPGGVVINVSSASARLGSPNEYIDYAASKGALETFTIGFAKEVAREGIRVNGIRPGHIYTDMHASGGEPGRVDRVKDSIPMGRGGQPEEVAQAILWLASEQASFVTGTFLDVTGGK encoded by the coding sequence ATGATCAACGTCTCAAAGGCACCGCTGATTCTGATCACCGGAGGAAGTCGTGGCGTGGGGGCGGCCACCGCCCGGTTGGCTGCCGCACGCGGTTATGACGTCGCCATCAGCTACGTCGCCCACGAGGCCGCCGCGCTGGCAGTGGTTGCGGATGTCGAAGCACTGGGGCGCAGGGCGTTGGCGGTGCGCGCCGACAGTGCGGACCCGCAACAGGTGGCCGATTTGTTCGCAGCCATCGACCGCTCGTTCGGACGTATTGACGTACTGGTCAATAACGCCGGGATGCTGGCGCCTCAGTCACGCCTGGAAGGCCTTGGCTTCGAGCGGATGCAACGCATTTTTGCGGTCAATTCCATTGGGCCGATACTCTGTGCCCAGCAGGCGGTGAAGCGCATGTCTTACCGTCACAACGGCCCGGGCGGCGTGGTGATCAATGTCTCTTCGGCCTCGGCGCGTCTCGGCAGCCCTAATGAATACATCGACTATGCGGCCTCAAAGGGCGCCCTGGAGACGTTTACCATTGGGTTTGCAAAGGAGGTGGCTCGGGAAGGCATACGCGTCAACGGTATTCGCCCCGGGCATATTTACACCGACATGCATGCCAGTGGTGGCGAGCCGGGCCGGGTCGATCGGGTCAAGGACTCGATCCCCATGGGGCGGGGTGGCCAGCCGGAGGAAGTGGCACAGGCGATTCTATGGCTTGCCAGCGAGCAGGCATCATTCGTCACCGGCACATTTCTCGACGTGACGGGTGGTAAATAA